In one window of Fictibacillus phosphorivorans DNA:
- the purE gene encoding 5-(carboxyamino)imidazole ribonucleotide mutase, with protein sequence MAKVGVIMGSVSDWETMKEACDLLDELEVAYEKKVVSAHRTPDLMFQYAEEAEHRGIEVIIAGAGGAAHLPGMVAAKTILPVIGVPVQSKALNGMDSLLSIVQMPKGVPVATVAIGKAGAANAGLLAAQMVAVHDEGVKQRLKQRRATAQQLAIESSELLV encoded by the coding sequence ATGGCTAAAGTTGGCGTGATCATGGGAAGTGTTTCAGATTGGGAAACAATGAAAGAAGCGTGTGACCTATTAGATGAACTAGAAGTAGCTTACGAGAAGAAGGTGGTTTCGGCACACCGTACACCGGATCTCATGTTTCAATACGCAGAAGAAGCAGAGCATAGAGGAATTGAAGTGATCATTGCTGGAGCAGGCGGAGCAGCTCACTTGCCAGGTATGGTCGCAGCAAAAACGATCCTGCCTGTAATCGGTGTTCCGGTTCAATCCAAAGCGCTTAACGGCATGGATTCACTGTTATCCATCGTTCAGATGCCAAAGGGTGTTCCTGTCGCGACAGTTGCGATCGGGAAGGCTGGTGCAGCGAATGCAGGACTTCTAGCCGCACAGATGGTAGCCGTACATGATGAAGGAGTCAAACAACGTTTAAAACAACGCCGTGCTACAGCACAACAACTGGCGATCGAAAGTAGTGAGCTTCTTGTTTAA
- a CDS encoding NETI motif-containing protein — translation MEKKPSKKKFAVEAGETISDCLDRMADEGYTPVRRMEEPVFHEVKRNGRMEPEVKEQRIVFEGKLLQ, via the coding sequence ATGGAGAAGAAACCTTCTAAAAAGAAGTTTGCTGTTGAAGCAGGAGAAACGATCTCGGATTGTCTGGATCGTATGGCTGATGAGGGCTATACACCGGTAAGACGTATGGAAGAGCCCGTTTTTCATGAAGTGAAGCGCAACGGCAGAATGGAACCAGAAGTAAAGGAACAAAGAATTGTATTTGAAGGCAAACTCCTTCAATAA
- a CDS encoding DUF2179 domain-containing protein: MLDNAFVMVGIILLINIVYVSFFTIRMILTLKGQRYLAAFISVFEVIIYVVGLGLVLDNLNEIQNLIAYAVGYGIGVLVGMKIEEKLALGYTTVNVITTNLEGGLPNELRNKGYGVTNWLAEGREGQRLMMEILTSRKSEMNLYNTVKDLDPKAFIISHEPKAFHGGFWVKGIRR, encoded by the coding sequence ATGTTAGATAATGCGTTCGTCATGGTTGGGATCATATTATTGATCAATATTGTATATGTATCGTTTTTTACGATCAGGATGATCCTGACGTTGAAAGGACAAAGGTACTTAGCTGCCTTTATTAGTGTGTTCGAGGTTATTATCTATGTGGTCGGCCTCGGGCTTGTTCTTGATAACTTAAATGAGATTCAAAACTTAATTGCGTATGCGGTTGGTTATGGAATTGGTGTATTAGTAGGAATGAAGATTGAAGAAAAGCTTGCACTTGGATATACTACTGTTAACGTAATTACGACAAATCTCGAAGGCGGCTTGCCGAACGAGCTTCGCAACAAAGGCTATGGGGTTACGAACTGGCTTGCAGAAGGTCGTGAAGGACAGCGTTTGATGATGGAGATTTTAACATCACGTAAATCAGAAATGAACCTATATAATACAGTAAAGGATTTAGATCCGAAGGCGTTTATTATTTCACATGAACCTAAAGCGTTTCATGGTGGATTTTGGGTTAAGGGTATCAGGAGGTAA